In a single window of the Dinghuibacter silviterrae genome:
- a CDS encoding SusC/RagA family TonB-linked outer membrane protein, giving the protein MRITAIILLAGCLQVSARGYSQEKVTLHLRNVSLEKAFDAVFNVTGYHYLGNSKSLSLYQHVTVDVKDATLDETLHKILEGTPLTYHLEDRFIILTQRPAVVPQHFMEDGQPPLTIHGKITDKNGKPLAGASVSLVGTNRGTSTDEAGNFSLDSVPVNGVLLISHVGYDAIEKRVKKGESIDIRLDQHVAVLNDVSVTYQTGYQSISRERATGSFTQPEKEMFDNRISPDVVSKLEGITSGLLFNRDATGNSSLLIRGLSTINASTAPLVVLDNFPYDGDLNSINPNDVESVTILKDAAAASIYGVRAGNGVIVITTKKGRINQPLRIDVTANYTVSGRPNLNYNRNFLDSKDFIGFEQTMFSQGYYANYFKKTYNIPVSPVVEMLEAEARGQLSAADVNALIASLSQIDIRNELSKYFYRGLGNQQYAISLTGGSDKSSYLMSIGYDKDLSNLVNNTNQRLTINSVATFRPIRNLEINGGITYLTGKTYANSIVNNLSSGGINNNAIYPYAQLADAQGNPLPVVRDFRDSFSVAQQANGFQNWLYYPLKEKNWSDNTTTTSDTRLRTDVKYSIIPGVSVEGLYTYETGTNYNRIIYSDSTYYTRNLINRYSATQNKKFSSYVIPPGGILNQTTSQYFSNNGRIQLDINQNFRNDVWALVGGFEVRQVKGTINTPTTMYGYDPNTDASSFVNFTTYYPTYPFGSNTIPYQFNLEHTLNRYRSYFLNTSYAIHGKYITSVSGRIDQTNLFGEKTNAKTIPLGSVGEKWNISREKFYRINWLPLLDVRATYGFNGNIINNGTAYTTELSANNGTLYFPPSFLQVSSPGNPSLTWERIKIANFGADFALLPKRTITGSIEYFIKRGVDLIGSEAVPSSTGFTTATLNYADMKGKGWDLSITSDNLRGRLQWTTQFILSYATDVVTNYKGDITTFIVPGKPVESLFAYKWAGLDPQTGDPMGYDTTGKVSKDYGQLTAETAGQDKYSGRTIPTTFGGLRNTFHYGPFTFSFNISYKFGYNFLRPSINYTNLITAWKGNVDYVNRWQAPGDEKKTNVPSIPTLPLDQTRDLFYAGSAALVTSGNHIRLQDVLIKYDLPIRKWKISTFKSLSVEAYGNNLGLLWKANKFGIDPDYQAANYVNPRTVSFSLKATL; this is encoded by the coding sequence ATGAGAATTACCGCCATCATCCTGCTTGCCGGCTGTCTCCAGGTCAGCGCCCGGGGATATTCCCAGGAGAAAGTAACGCTTCATCTCCGGAATGTATCCCTGGAAAAAGCGTTCGACGCCGTTTTCAACGTGACGGGCTACCACTACCTGGGCAATTCTAAATCGCTTAGCCTTTACCAGCATGTCACCGTGGATGTAAAGGACGCCACGCTCGATGAGACCCTGCATAAAATACTGGAAGGTACTCCCCTAACCTACCACCTGGAGGACCGTTTTATCATCCTGACACAGCGACCGGCGGTTGTTCCGCAACACTTTATGGAAGATGGGCAACCTCCTTTAACTATACATGGTAAAATCACTGATAAGAATGGGAAACCGCTTGCGGGGGCGTCGGTTTCCCTGGTGGGTACCAATAGGGGGACCAGTACGGATGAGGCGGGCAATTTCAGCCTGGACAGCGTCCCCGTCAATGGGGTCCTCCTGATCAGCCATGTGGGCTACGATGCGATCGAAAAACGGGTGAAAAAAGGCGAGTCTATCGACATTCGGCTTGACCAGCATGTCGCAGTGCTCAATGACGTATCTGTCACTTATCAGACAGGTTACCAATCCATCTCCCGGGAAAGGGCCACCGGCAGTTTCACCCAACCGGAAAAGGAAATGTTTGACAACAGGATCAGCCCGGACGTCGTGAGTAAACTGGAGGGCATCACCAGTGGCTTGCTCTTCAACCGTGACGCAACCGGAAATTCGAGCTTGTTGATCCGCGGCCTCAGCACCATCAATGCCTCCACCGCTCCGCTCGTCGTGCTGGACAATTTCCCTTACGACGGCGATCTGAACAGCATCAATCCCAACGACGTAGAATCGGTCACCATCCTTAAGGACGCTGCGGCCGCGTCGATCTATGGGGTCCGCGCCGGCAATGGGGTGATCGTCATCACCACCAAAAAAGGACGCATCAACCAGCCGCTGCGTATAGATGTGACGGCCAATTACACTGTCAGCGGCCGTCCCAATCTTAATTACAATAGAAATTTTTTGGATTCTAAGGATTTTATTGGCTTTGAACAGACGATGTTCTCACAGGGGTATTATGCGAACTACTTCAAAAAGACCTACAATATTCCCGTTAGCCCCGTCGTGGAAATGCTGGAAGCAGAAGCAAGGGGGCAGCTCTCCGCGGCTGATGTCAATGCGCTGATCGCCAGTTTAAGCCAGATCGACATTAGGAATGAATTGAGCAAATATTTCTACCGTGGCCTGGGCAATCAGCAGTATGCTATCAGCCTCACCGGCGGCTCCGACAAAAGCAGCTACCTGATGTCCATCGGCTATGACAAAGACCTTTCCAACCTGGTCAACAATACCAACCAACGACTGACCATCAATTCGGTAGCAACGTTCAGGCCGATCAGGAACCTGGAGATCAATGGGGGCATCACGTATCTTACCGGCAAAACGTATGCTAACTCGATCGTCAACAACCTGAGCTCCGGTGGCATCAACAACAATGCGATATATCCTTACGCTCAACTGGCCGATGCGCAAGGTAACCCGCTCCCGGTCGTGCGGGATTTCCGGGACTCCTTTTCGGTCGCACAGCAGGCCAATGGTTTCCAAAACTGGCTGTATTATCCGCTAAAGGAAAAAAACTGGTCCGACAACACGACCACGACTAGCGATACCAGACTTAGAACGGATGTAAAATATTCTATTATCCCGGGGGTTAGTGTTGAGGGACTATATACCTATGAAACGGGAACCAACTATAACAGGATCATTTACTCCGACAGCACCTACTACACCAGGAACCTGATCAATAGGTATTCTGCCACCCAAAACAAGAAGTTCTCTAGCTATGTTATCCCTCCGGGTGGCATATTGAATCAAACCACATCGCAATATTTTTCCAACAACGGACGCATACAGCTTGACATTAATCAAAATTTCCGGAACGATGTATGGGCCTTGGTAGGCGGATTTGAAGTAAGACAGGTCAAGGGCACTATCAATACCCCTACGACCATGTATGGCTATGACCCCAATACTGACGCTTCCAGTTTTGTCAATTTCACGACTTACTATCCGACTTATCCCTTCGGCTCCAACACTATTCCCTACCAGTTCAACCTTGAACATACGCTGAACAGGTATAGGTCCTACTTTCTAAATACATCATATGCCATTCATGGCAAATACATCACTTCTGTAAGCGGCAGGATCGACCAAACCAACCTGTTCGGTGAAAAGACCAACGCTAAGACGATACCGCTTGGTTCTGTTGGAGAAAAATGGAATATCAGCAGGGAAAAATTCTATAGAATAAACTGGCTACCGCTATTGGACGTACGGGCCACTTACGGCTTCAATGGGAATATCATCAATAATGGAACTGCTTATACTACGGAATTAAGCGCCAACAATGGAACGCTTTACTTTCCTCCTTCATTTCTGCAAGTATCCTCACCCGGAAACCCTAGCCTCACCTGGGAACGAATAAAGATTGCCAACTTCGGAGCAGACTTCGCCTTATTACCAAAGCGTACCATCACCGGCTCAATTGAATATTTTATCAAACGTGGTGTCGATCTCATCGGCAGCGAAGCGGTACCGTCCAGCACGGGTTTTACCACCGCGACATTGAATTATGCCGACATGAAGGGCAAAGGATGGGATCTTTCCATTACCTCCGACAACCTCCGGGGTCGACTTCAGTGGACAACCCAGTTTATTTTAAGCTATGCAACGGATGTGGTTACGAATTACAAAGGGGATATAACCACCTTCATTGTACCCGGAAAGCCGGTTGAGAGTCTTTTTGCCTATAAATGGGCGGGCCTTGACCCCCAAACAGGAGATCCAATGGGCTATGATACTACCGGGAAGGTAAGTAAAGACTATGGCCAACTGACGGCTGAAACCGCCGGTCAGGATAAGTATAGCGGCCGCACGATCCCCACTACCTTCGGTGGTCTCCGAAACACCTTCCACTACGGGCCTTTCACCTTTTCGTTCAATATTTCATATAAATTCGGCTACAACTTCCTCCGTCCTTCGATCAACTACACCAACCTGATCACCGCGTGGAAGGGCAACGTCGATTATGTGAATCGGTGGCAGGCCCCCGGTGATGAAAAAAAGACCAACGTCCCCTCCATTCCGACGCTGCCGCTCGACCAAACCCGGGATCTATTCTACGCCGGCAGCGCCGCCCTGGTTACCAGCGGAAATCATATCCGCCTCCAGGACGTCTTGATCAAATATGACCTACCTATCCGCAAATGGAAAATTTCAACCTTTAAAAGCCTCTCTGTGGAGGCCTATGGAAACAACCTGGGGCTTTTGTGGAAAGCCAACAAATTCGGTATCGACCCGGATTACCAGGCTGCCAACTATGTAAATCCACGCACCGTATCCTTTTCATTAAAAGCAACACTTTAA
- a CDS encoding FecR family protein has product MTRKKIHTKEEAADSMKELVLNQLNNTSADDELLALLEEWMQSHPEDREAFDRLKDPAKLRQQLIRLRRSENSTHTSFRNMMRRIEPAPQRIPTIAWYLSGAAAAAVIFFLVFRDIRGVVHTPVPTPVAQVRDIPPGSNRAILTLSNGSSVTLSSQASLNLSQGAARLTSQPGGLLAYESKGSANEPVLYNTVSTPRACQYVLQLSDGTKVWLDAASSLRYPVNFTGSTREVELTGQAYFAVAHRSQTFIVHAGGMSIHDLGTEFNVNAYADEGARVRMTLVAGSVRVVSEGKGKVLIPGQQADALPGSLTITAPEDTREATAWRDGLFYFKSQDLHEQLRAVARWYDVDVRYEGNIDFTQRIIGNAPRNENLSHLIHMINLVGIHCKLVDRTIVIMP; this is encoded by the coding sequence ATGACAAGGAAAAAGATCCATACGAAAGAAGAGGCGGCCGATAGCATGAAAGAACTGGTTCTTAACCAGTTAAATAATACGTCCGCTGATGACGAGCTGCTGGCTTTGTTGGAAGAGTGGATGCAATCTCATCCGGAAGACCGGGAGGCTTTTGATCGGTTGAAGGACCCGGCAAAGCTCCGGCAGCAGCTCATCCGCCTGCGTCGCTCAGAAAATTCAACCCATACATCCTTTCGCAATATGATGCGCCGCATCGAACCGGCTCCCCAGAGGATACCGACCATCGCCTGGTACCTTTCCGGCGCAGCGGCAGCGGCAGTTATTTTTTTCCTTGTCTTCCGGGACATTCGGGGAGTGGTACATACTCCTGTTCCCACTCCTGTTGCACAGGTCCGGGACATTCCACCGGGAAGCAACCGGGCAATCTTAACCCTTTCAAATGGCTCCTCTGTAACCCTCAGCAGTCAGGCCAGCCTCAACCTTTCGCAGGGCGCCGCCCGGCTAACCAGTCAACCGGGCGGCCTGCTGGCTTATGAAAGCAAAGGTTCCGCAAATGAACCGGTCCTGTACAACACCGTCTCGACCCCTCGCGCCTGCCAATATGTTTTGCAGCTATCCGATGGGACGAAGGTATGGCTGGATGCGGCCTCCTCTTTGCGCTATCCGGTTAATTTCACGGGATCCACCCGCGAGGTGGAGCTGACGGGACAGGCATATTTCGCCGTAGCTCACCGATCGCAGACATTTATCGTTCATGCGGGGGGCATGTCCATCCACGACCTGGGCACTGAATTTAACGTCAATGCGTATGCGGATGAAGGGGCACGTGTCCGTATGACCCTGGTGGCCGGCTCCGTCAGGGTGGTCTCCGAAGGAAAAGGCAAAGTGTTGATACCGGGTCAGCAGGCCGACGCATTGCCGGGCAGCTTGACGATAACAGCCCCGGAGGATACCCGTGAAGCTACCGCCTGGAGGGACGGCCTTTTCTATTTTAAAAGCCAGGACCTACATGAGCAGCTAAGAGCGGTGGCACGCTGGTATGACGTGGATGTCCGATATGAGGGCAATATTGATTTTACGCAAAGGATCATAGGCAACGCTCCCCGGAATGAGAACCTGAGTCACCTGATCCACATGATCAATCTCGTCGGCATCCATTGCAAGCTAGTGGACCGGACAATCGTAATAATGCCATGA
- a CDS encoding RNA polymerase sigma factor — MRLHENAPGQSHQYSQNQAYKPIMATLAKHRKAKPFEENNRLTYDTFKELFYSLSPRMIIYANDFVEDDLLSEDIVSEAFMQIWQRRENLTFENENQFKDYLYKTVKSRAIDHLRLANKEKKLQEHLEYLEHDGAITYNESLVAIEKAIKALSKENRSVIELLLEGYDPKAIASQLNITEAIVRKRKQRGIASLRKNLNQQALAIPMLVLLGCSEGLSFTNHIH; from the coding sequence ATGCGGCTGCATGAAAATGCGCCGGGACAAAGCCACCAGTATAGCCAAAACCAAGCGTATAAACCGATCATGGCGACACTGGCAAAACATAGAAAGGCAAAACCATTCGAGGAAAACAACCGGTTGACGTATGATACCTTTAAGGAGCTGTTCTATTCGCTTTCTCCCAGGATGATTATTTACGCCAATGATTTTGTAGAGGACGACCTGTTATCTGAAGATATTGTCAGTGAGGCTTTCATGCAAATATGGCAACGCAGGGAGAATCTGACCTTCGAGAATGAAAACCAGTTTAAGGATTATCTCTATAAGACAGTAAAATCCCGCGCCATTGATCATCTCAGACTAGCTAATAAAGAGAAAAAGCTCCAGGAGCACCTGGAATACCTGGAGCATGACGGAGCGATCACCTACAACGAATCGTTGGTGGCGATCGAAAAGGCTATCAAGGCCCTGAGCAAAGAAAACCGGTCGGTGATCGAGCTGCTGCTGGAGGGCTATGATCCCAAAGCTATAGCCAGCCAGCTCAATATTACAGAGGCTATTGTCCGTAAACGCAAACAGCGCGGTATTGCCTCGCTCAGGAAGAACCTCAACCAGCAAGCTCTTGCAATTCCCATGCTGGTGCTCCTCGGCTGCAGCGAGGGCCTGTCTTTCACGAACCATATCCACTAG
- a CDS encoding RteC domain-containing protein encodes MHNTYSNRPALWEQLVTQTETRINESSVHIADPITFCKDIEDTCRENSGRALESIQGYSFENSQQEVSFFRDTIGYFRSRYIFASQVYTLEVGRPISNKQTIAAYLTDAMHREAALATEQDFIYRYLRSRSTYLDDRIFVRPEQAPLTPTHFLSPPPITDMAMTFGYTLSRIVAGDLLQQYLQDTLSETQSSVDGKLAPRLRWTDSKTGLIELAYALQSQGVFNDGKADLKDIMETLQVAFHVNLGNYLKTFQEILSRKTGYTNYIDRLRDKLLLRIKRIEERHDK; translated from the coding sequence ATGCACAACACCTACAGCAATCGGCCTGCCCTATGGGAGCAGTTGGTGACGCAGACGGAAACCCGAATCAACGAATCCAGCGTCCACATAGCTGATCCCATTACCTTTTGCAAGGATATAGAGGACACCTGCCGGGAGAACAGTGGCAGGGCCCTTGAATCCATCCAGGGATACAGTTTTGAGAATAGCCAGCAGGAAGTGTCCTTTTTCAGGGATACGATCGGCTATTTTCGCAGCCGCTATATTTTTGCCTCGCAGGTGTACACCCTGGAGGTGGGGCGTCCTATCAGCAATAAGCAGACGATTGCGGCTTACCTGACCGATGCCATGCACCGGGAGGCAGCCCTGGCAACCGAACAGGATTTTATTTATCGTTATCTCCGAAGCCGGTCAACTTACCTGGATGACCGCATTTTCGTTCGCCCCGAACAAGCTCCCCTTACTCCCACCCATTTCCTGTCTCCTCCGCCCATCACTGACATGGCGATGACCTTCGGGTATACGCTGTCCAGAATCGTGGCCGGCGATCTTTTACAGCAATACCTCCAGGACACCCTTTCCGAAACACAAAGCTCCGTGGATGGAAAACTGGCGCCGCGACTGCGCTGGACAGACTCCAAAACAGGCCTGATCGAGCTGGCCTATGCCCTGCAATCCCAGGGCGTATTCAACGATGGGAAAGCCGACCTGAAAGACATCATGGAAACCCTTCAGGTGGCCTTTCATGTCAACCTGGGCAACTACCTGAAAACGTTCCAGGAGATCCTTTCCCGCAAAACAGGCTACACCAATTACATTGATAGACTTAGGGACAAGCTATTGCTGCGCATTAAGCGGATCGAGGAAAGACATGATAAGTAG
- a CDS encoding DUF4134 domain-containing protein: MCSLPSRKRPAFASATLLSLLITLPAIAVHAQNADGNAGINQATSMVKGYFATGINLLYAIGAVVGLVGAVKVYNAWNSGEQNTNKLAAGWFGSCIFLVVVATVLKSFYGIQ; encoded by the coding sequence ATGTGCTCCCTCCCATCGAGGAAAAGGCCCGCCTTTGCCTCTGCAACCCTCTTGTCCCTTCTCATCACCCTCCCCGCGATTGCCGTCCATGCACAAAATGCAGACGGCAACGCCGGAATCAACCAGGCCACCAGCATGGTCAAAGGGTATTTCGCCACCGGTATCAATCTGCTGTATGCCATTGGCGCCGTAGTTGGCCTGGTGGGCGCCGTGAAAGTCTACAACGCCTGGAACTCCGGTGAACAGAACACGAACAAGCTCGCCGCCGGGTGGTTTGGCTCGTGCATTTTTTTGGTCGTGGTCGCCACGGTTTTGAAAAGTTTCTACGGTATTCAATAA
- a CDS encoding DUF4133 domain-containing protein: protein MATVYDINKGINRSIEFKGIRAQYIVYLAVGMVILLLLFAILYMTGVNIYICLAIVVPGGGGLVLVIQTMSKKYGEHGLAKQMASRQLPRAIRTRSRRLFINLKDSTHAHQ from the coding sequence ATGGCTACCGTCTACGACATCAACAAAGGCATCAACCGCAGCATCGAGTTTAAAGGCATTCGCGCCCAGTACATCGTATACCTCGCGGTGGGCATGGTCATCCTGCTGCTGCTCTTTGCGATCCTGTACATGACCGGTGTCAACATCTATATCTGCCTGGCGATCGTGGTACCCGGCGGCGGGGGCCTGGTCCTGGTCATTCAAACTATGTCCAAAAAATACGGGGAACACGGCCTGGCCAAACAAATGGCCAGCAGACAACTGCCCCGTGCGATCCGGACCCGCTCCCGCCGCCTTTTTATCAATCTAAAAGATTCAACCCATGCGCACCAATAA
- a CDS encoding TraG family conjugative transposon ATPase, whose protein sequence is MRTNKYLDHIMPIYKVEQDCILSRQGDMTLAFEVTLPEIFTLSGDDFEALHQAWIKAIRLLPDHSIVHKQDWFVESRYHAEFDKGDPTFLARASERFFNERPYLDHQCYLFLTKRPDKRRPASFLNSGLFRNSLAPLQTLDPKVRENFLDKAGQFVRVLKDSGYLELRSIPTDELVSHPDRPGLLERYCYLLHPQQQPVIRDLEIGPDLRVGDQYCQLFTLADVEDLPGLCGPRINYDKYSTDKSKFSIGFAAPLGQMLSCNHLYNQYIVVDDARATLKKMEAKRLRLQSLSSYSRENGISRDATNAFLNEAISQQRLPVKAHFNILSWTDKPDRRADVRNAVSAALAQMDARAHQETASIAQLFWAGMPGNAGDLPLQETFDTFAEQASCFLNVETNYRSSVSPVGMRLGERISGLPVHADLSDEPVTRGICSNRNKFILGPSGAYRAIFN, encoded by the coding sequence ATGCGCACCAATAAGTACCTCGATCATATCATGCCCATCTACAAAGTAGAACAGGACTGTATTCTTTCCCGGCAGGGAGACATGACCCTCGCCTTTGAAGTGACCCTGCCGGAAATCTTCACCCTCTCCGGGGATGACTTTGAAGCGCTGCACCAGGCCTGGATCAAGGCGATCCGGCTGCTGCCCGATCACAGCATAGTCCACAAACAGGATTGGTTTGTAGAAAGCCGCTACCACGCCGAATTTGACAAAGGGGACCCCACCTTTCTGGCCCGCGCCAGCGAACGGTTCTTTAACGAACGGCCGTACCTGGACCACCAGTGCTATCTGTTTCTCACCAAACGACCGGACAAGCGGCGCCCCGCCAGTTTTCTGAACAGCGGACTGTTCAGGAACTCGCTGGCGCCCCTCCAGACGCTCGATCCAAAGGTTCGCGAGAACTTTCTCGATAAGGCAGGACAGTTCGTACGTGTGTTGAAAGATTCTGGTTACCTGGAGCTGCGGTCCATTCCCACCGACGAGCTGGTAAGCCACCCGGATCGTCCAGGCCTGCTGGAACGATATTGTTACTTGCTCCATCCGCAGCAGCAGCCCGTGATCAGGGACTTGGAGATCGGCCCGGACCTGCGGGTAGGGGACCAGTATTGCCAGCTCTTTACCCTGGCCGATGTGGAGGACCTGCCCGGCCTGTGTGGCCCGCGCATCAATTACGACAAGTATTCCACAGACAAAAGCAAGTTCTCCATTGGGTTTGCTGCGCCGCTGGGACAAATGCTTTCCTGCAATCACCTGTATAACCAGTACATCGTCGTGGACGACGCCCGGGCCACCCTAAAAAAAATGGAAGCCAAACGGCTCCGGCTGCAATCCCTTTCCTCGTATTCCCGCGAGAACGGCATCAGCCGCGACGCCACCAACGCCTTTCTCAATGAAGCAATCAGCCAGCAGCGCCTTCCGGTTAAGGCTCATTTTAATATACTCTCCTGGACCGACAAACCCGATCGCCGGGCAGACGTTCGCAATGCCGTATCCGCCGCCCTAGCCCAGATGGACGCCCGCGCCCACCAGGAGACCGCCAGCATCGCGCAGCTTTTTTGGGCCGGGATGCCGGGCAATGCGGGCGACCTTCCGCTACAGGAGACCTTCGACACCTTTGCGGAACAAGCATCCTGTTTTCTGAATGTAGAGACAAACTACCGCAGCTCTGTGTCTCCGGTAGGTATGCGCCTGGGGGAAAGGATCAGCGGTTTGCCAGTCCACGCAGACCTGTCAGATGAGCCGGTAACGAGGGGTATTTGTAGCAACAGAAATAAATTCATATTAGGCCCAAGCGGTGCGTACCGGGCCATTTTTAATTAA
- a CDS encoding TraG family conjugative transposon ATPase, whose product MLRSYVEQGAHAVIIDVGHSYRGLCELLDGYYFTYTEENPIKFNPFYLGDETLDTEKRESIKVLILALWKKDDENYSRAEYVSLSNAIQAYFDHLAGSPEVFPCFDTFYEYTRDVFAHQLREQGIKDKDFDIDSFLYVLKPYYKDGEFGYLLNARENLDLMNQRFCVFEIDAIKDSPTIFPTTTIVIMSLFISKMRKLKGIRKIILIEEAWKAIMRQGMAEYIKYLFKTVRKFYGEAIVVTQEVEDIISSPVIKQAIINNADCKILLDQSKFQNKFHEIQQLLGLSDKEKALVLSINKANDPKRKYKEVFISLGGIISKVYRTEVSPEEYLAYTTEEKEKMKVQAFAKKYGSMKRGIAMLVRQQAEPTEPIT is encoded by the coding sequence ATGCTGCGCAGTTATGTCGAACAAGGTGCCCATGCCGTGATCATCGACGTGGGACACAGCTACCGCGGTCTTTGTGAATTACTCGACGGGTACTACTTCACGTACACCGAGGAAAACCCCATCAAGTTCAATCCTTTCTACCTGGGCGATGAGACCCTGGACACCGAAAAACGGGAAAGCATCAAGGTCCTGATCCTGGCCCTGTGGAAAAAGGACGATGAAAATTACAGCCGCGCTGAATATGTTTCCTTATCCAACGCCATCCAGGCCTACTTCGATCACCTGGCTGGCAGCCCCGAGGTGTTTCCCTGCTTCGATACTTTCTACGAATACACGCGCGATGTATTCGCCCACCAGCTCCGCGAGCAGGGTATCAAGGACAAAGACTTCGACATAGACAGCTTCCTGTACGTGCTAAAACCTTACTACAAAGACGGCGAATTTGGCTACCTGCTCAATGCCCGGGAGAATCTGGACCTTATGAACCAACGGTTCTGCGTTTTCGAAATTGACGCGATCAAGGATAGTCCGACAATTTTTCCCACGACGACAATTGTCATCATGTCCCTGTTTATTTCCAAGATGCGGAAGTTAAAGGGTATCCGAAAGATCATCCTCATAGAGGAGGCATGGAAGGCGATCATGCGGCAAGGCATGGCCGAGTACATCAAATATTTGTTCAAGACGGTGCGCAAGTTTTACGGGGAGGCCATTGTCGTGACGCAAGAGGTGGAGGATATTATTTCGTCGCCCGTCATCAAACAAGCGATCATCAATAATGCGGATTGTAAGATCCTCCTGGACCAATCCAAATTTCAAAACAAATTCCACGAGATCCAGCAGCTCCTGGGGTTGTCCGACAAAGAAAAAGCCCTGGTGCTCTCGATCAATAAGGCCAACGACCCTAAGCGAAAGTACAAAGAGGTTTTTATCTCCCTGGGCGGGATCATTAGCAAGGTCTACCGAACGGAGGTCAGCCCGGAAGAATACCTGGCCTATACCACCGAGGAAAAGGAAAAGATGAAAGTGCAGGCCTTTGCCAAAAAATACGGGAGCATGAAACGGGGTATTGCCATGCTGGTACGCCAGCAGGCTGAGCCCACAGAACCCATTACTTAA
- a CDS encoding conjugal transfer protein TraI, whose translation MNRYKKWSVFILLIGLALAPTQRSQAQIDIIGDALKAIIKAIDLKVQQLQNATIDLQNAQKAVENELSKLQLGQIGDWEQQFKDLYGQYFDELWKVKTVISYLRQVTGIIAQQQELMREYKQDWALIQQDPHFSTAELSHIHDLYSGVVGQSVKSLDQILLILQSFSLQMSDADRMKIIAGASNDISRQTSDLRQFSNRNIQLSLQRAKDADDLNTISSLYGITQ comes from the coding sequence ATGAACCGATACAAAAAATGGAGTGTCTTTATCCTGCTCATAGGGCTCGCCCTGGCGCCCACCCAACGCAGCCAGGCGCAGATCGACATCATTGGCGATGCCCTGAAGGCCATCATCAAGGCCATCGACCTGAAGGTGCAGCAGCTACAGAACGCCACTATTGACCTACAGAACGCACAGAAGGCTGTCGAGAATGAATTGTCCAAGCTGCAACTGGGGCAGATCGGGGACTGGGAACAGCAGTTCAAAGACCTGTATGGCCAATACTTCGATGAGTTGTGGAAAGTCAAAACCGTCATTTCCTACCTCCGACAGGTGACCGGCATCATTGCACAGCAGCAGGAGCTGATGCGCGAGTATAAACAGGATTGGGCGCTGATCCAGCAAGACCCACATTTCAGCACCGCGGAGCTGTCCCATATCCACGATCTCTATTCTGGCGTCGTTGGGCAGAGCGTCAAAAGCCTCGACCAGATCCTGCTGATCCTGCAAAGTTTCAGTTTACAAATGTCCGATGCCGACCGGATGAAGATCATCGCCGGCGCCAGCAACGACATATCCCGGCAAACCAGCGACCTGCGGCAATTCAGCAACCGCAATATCCAGCTCAGCCTGCAACGCGCCAAAGACGCAGACGACCTCAACACGATCTCCTCACTGTACGGTATAACTCAATAA
- a CDS encoding TerB family tellurite resistance protein: MKHLLILLLIPLALVLPVHRAQAQAQELEQLALDLEKLSQLKSILKEMYTGYQILTGGYNTVKDLAKGNFNLHSAYLNSLLAVSPTIRQYVRVADIISAQATLMAECKSARSTFQGSGQFSADELNHLVSVYGNLVDKSLNNIDELTTVLTDNSLRMSDAERLTAIDHIYDDMQQKLSFLRSFNNRTGTLAAQRVHGIQDNASLQQLFQP; the protein is encoded by the coding sequence ATGAAACACCTTCTTATCCTACTGCTCATACCCCTGGCGCTGGTGCTTCCCGTCCACCGCGCACAAGCCCAGGCGCAGGAACTCGAACAACTGGCCCTCGACCTGGAAAAGCTCAGCCAGCTCAAGAGCATCCTGAAAGAAATGTACACCGGCTACCAGATTCTCACCGGGGGCTACAACACGGTGAAAGACCTGGCTAAAGGGAATTTCAACCTCCATTCGGCCTACCTCAACAGCCTGCTGGCCGTCAGTCCCACGATCCGCCAATACGTACGGGTGGCGGATATTATCAGCGCCCAGGCGACGCTGATGGCCGAATGTAAATCCGCCCGCTCCACGTTTCAGGGTTCCGGGCAGTTCAGTGCCGATGAGCTGAACCACCTGGTCAGCGTGTACGGCAACCTGGTGGACAAGTCCCTGAACAACATTGACGAGCTGACCACCGTCCTCACGGACAACAGCCTGCGCATGAGCGACGCCGAGAGGCTGACCGCTATTGATCATATCTACGACGATATGCAACAGAAACTCAGCTTCCTGCGCAGCTTCAACAACCGGACCGGGACCCTGGCCGCCCAACGTGTCCACGGTATACAAGACAATGCTTCCCTTCAACAACTTTTTCAACCCTAG